In Streptomyces sp. NBC_01717, one DNA window encodes the following:
- a CDS encoding ABC transporter permease, whose product MTSTRASVRLSVSSLRAHKRRFAGTFTAVLLGVAFLAGTLVMGDTLRASFDTMFADAASGTDAVVRSAKVVTVSGEGEGTRQPVSTTLVKKIEQTPGVAAAAADIQGAGQLIATDGKPIGGQGPPTLAGNWIQDPELNPYELAEGRAPSASGEVVINRGTADRGGLKIGDTTVLRTPDPVRVTVVGLATFGGEDGMGQVTYTGMTQADAEKYLTPKPGEAADILVRAAPGTSQQELVDALTPVLPENTEAITGQASATENQNMISGAFLGLFTTLLLVFSGIVLLVATFSIHNTFAIVVAQRTRENALLRALGASRRQILGSTLVEAAVVGVIASAAGLAAGIGIAVGLQALFPAVGFPFPEGALVISGVSLLLPLAVGVIVCLGSALLPAVRAGRTAPLAALRETAVDDSAASRIRTVTGVALLLTSVGAITTGILADPSVWLSAAGAVLALAAFVVLGPVASSYAVRVLGAPLDRLRGVTGGLARRNALRSPKRTAATATALMIGVAVVSLFTVFGASLKATMNQTVDRSFAGDVAISAPAFGAGGSGLSPGLAPAVDRLPDVATTVGLGKGVAEVNGAGRALTVTDPAALAKVFDLGTVRGSMNALGANGIAVSGTEAAERDLHAGSTARLTFTDGKQQIFTVRALYDRSELAGDYVITRQAWAPHRAQDSDTLVAVTFEDGVSTADGKAAVEKTAAAYGSPDVQTRGEYAQSSAGSIDMMLTLVYALLALAVLIALLGIANTLTLAIHERTRELGVLRAVGQTRSQLRAMVRWESVLVAAFGTAGGLLLGGFLGWVLVKASEGAGDTPFAFALPPTRLLVVALVGITAGALAGWRPARRAARLDVLRAIAAD is encoded by the coding sequence ATGACGAGCACCCGCGCCTCCGTGCGCCTCAGCGTCTCCTCGCTCCGTGCCCACAAGCGCCGGTTCGCCGGCACCTTCACCGCCGTACTGCTCGGTGTCGCCTTCCTCGCGGGCACGCTCGTCATGGGCGACACCCTGCGGGCGAGCTTCGACACGATGTTCGCCGACGCCGCGAGCGGTACGGACGCGGTCGTCCGCAGCGCCAAGGTGGTGACGGTGTCCGGCGAGGGGGAGGGCACCCGGCAACCGGTGAGCACCACCCTGGTGAAGAAGATCGAACAGACACCCGGTGTCGCCGCCGCGGCGGCCGACATCCAGGGCGCCGGCCAACTGATCGCCACCGACGGTAAACCCATCGGCGGCCAGGGCCCGCCCACCCTCGCGGGCAACTGGATCCAGGACCCCGAGCTCAACCCATACGAACTCGCCGAGGGGCGCGCCCCGTCCGCATCCGGAGAGGTCGTCATCAACCGCGGCACCGCCGACAGGGGAGGGCTGAAGATCGGCGACACGACGGTGCTGCGCACCCCCGACCCCGTGCGTGTCACGGTCGTCGGTCTGGCCACCTTCGGCGGCGAGGACGGCATGGGCCAGGTCACCTACACGGGGATGACGCAGGCCGACGCCGAGAAGTACCTCACCCCGAAACCCGGCGAGGCCGCCGACATCCTGGTGCGTGCCGCGCCCGGCACCAGCCAGCAGGAGCTCGTGGACGCGCTGACTCCGGTGCTGCCCGAAAATACCGAAGCCATCACCGGCCAGGCCTCCGCCACGGAGAACCAGAACATGATCTCCGGCGCCTTTCTCGGCCTGTTCACCACGCTGCTGCTGGTGTTCTCCGGGATCGTCCTGCTGGTCGCGACCTTTTCCATCCACAACACGTTCGCGATCGTCGTCGCCCAGCGCACCAGGGAGAACGCCCTGCTGCGCGCCCTCGGTGCCTCCCGTCGGCAGATCCTCGGGTCGACCCTTGTGGAGGCCGCCGTCGTCGGAGTGATCGCGTCCGCCGCGGGACTGGCCGCCGGCATCGGCATCGCCGTCGGGCTGCAGGCGCTGTTCCCCGCCGTCGGCTTCCCGTTCCCCGAGGGCGCGCTCGTGATCAGCGGTGTCTCGCTGCTGCTGCCGCTCGCCGTCGGCGTCATCGTCTGTCTCGGCTCCGCGCTCCTGCCCGCCGTTCGCGCGGGACGCACCGCACCGCTCGCGGCCCTGCGCGAGACCGCCGTCGACGACTCGGCGGCCTCCCGGATCCGCACCGTCACCGGCGTCGCGCTGCTGCTCACCTCCGTCGGCGCGATCACGACGGGCATCCTGGCCGATCCGTCCGTCTGGCTGTCTGCCGCGGGCGCGGTCCTGGCGCTCGCCGCGTTCGTCGTGCTCGGTCCGGTCGCCTCCTCGTACGCCGTACGGGTCCTGGGCGCACCGCTCGACCGGCTGCGCGGGGTCACCGGCGGACTCGCCAGGCGCAATGCCCTGCGCAGCCCGAAGCGGACCGCCGCCACCGCCACGGCGCTGATGATCGGCGTGGCCGTCGTCTCGCTCTTCACGGTCTTCGGCGCCTCTCTGAAGGCCACCATGAACCAGACGGTGGACCGTTCCTTCGCCGGTGATGTCGCCATCAGCGCGCCCGCGTTCGGCGCCGGTGGCAGCGGTCTCAGCCCCGGGCTGGCCCCCGCCGTCGACCGGCTGCCCGACGTGGCCACCACGGTCGGCCTCGGCAAGGGAGTGGCGGAGGTGAACGGGGCGGGACGCGCCCTGACCGTCACCGACCCGGCCGCGCTGGCCAAGGTCTTCGATCTCGGCACGGTCCGGGGATCGATGAACGCACTGGGCGCGAACGGCATCGCCGTGTCCGGCACCGAAGCTGCCGAACGGGATCTGCACGCCGGTTCCACCGCCCGGCTCACCTTCACCGACGGCAAGCAGCAGATCTTCACGGTGCGCGCGCTCTACGACCGGTCGGAGCTGGCGGGCGACTATGTGATCACCCGGCAGGCGTGGGCTCCGCACCGTGCGCAGGACTCCGACACGTTGGTCGCCGTGACGTTCGAGGACGGGGTGTCCACCGCCGATGGCAAGGCGGCCGTCGAGAAGACCGCGGCGGCGTACGGCAGTCCGGATGTACAGACCCGTGGCGAGTACGCTCAGTCCTCGGCCGGCTCCATCGACATGATGCTCACACTGGTCTACGCGCTGCTGGCGCTCGCGGTACTGATCGCGCTGCTCGGCATCGCCAACACCCTCACCCTGGCCATTCACGAACGCACCAGGGAACTGGGCGTGTTGCGGGCCGTCGGACAGACCCGGAGCCAGCTGCGGGCCATGGTCCGCTGGGAGTCCGTCCTGGTCGCCGCGTTCGGCACGGCGGGCGGCCTGCTGCTCGGCGGATTCCTCGGCTGGGTGCTGGTCAAGGCGTCCGAAGGCGCTGGTGACACCCCGTTCGCCTTCGCGCTGCCGCCGACGCGGCTCCTGGTGGTCGCCCTGGTGGGGATCACCGCCGGGGCGCTGGCCGGATGGCGACCGGCGCGGCGTGCGGCACGCCTCGACGTGCTCCGCGCCATCGCTGCCGATTAG
- a CDS encoding ATP-binding protein, giving the protein MISEPSRHCTVELQALPSRIGQVRRIISAQLRYWHLDPLIDQAALGVTELLTNVHRHAQPDKTCTVEIEFLLERLTVSVHDHDPRLPTVREADASSTSGRGLALIAAVSESWGVLPRGRAGKVVWFTLPAPSLFAAVRPHSVYGATTDGPFGDVDTPSLEKVAHTDARSAAVG; this is encoded by the coding sequence GTGATCAGCGAGCCAAGCAGGCACTGCACGGTGGAGCTCCAGGCCCTGCCGTCGCGGATCGGCCAGGTCCGCAGAATCATCTCGGCGCAATTGCGCTACTGGCATCTGGACCCTCTGATCGACCAGGCAGCGCTGGGCGTCACCGAACTGCTGACCAATGTCCACCGGCATGCGCAGCCGGACAAAACGTGCACCGTAGAGATCGAGTTCCTGCTCGAACGACTGACTGTCTCCGTCCACGACCACGACCCGCGGCTGCCGACCGTGCGCGAGGCCGACGCGTCCAGCACATCCGGGCGCGGGCTCGCCCTGATCGCCGCGGTCAGCGAGAGCTGGGGGGTCCTGCCGCGGGGCCGGGCCGGGAAGGTCGTCTGGTTCACCCTCCCGGCGCCTTCCCTGTTCGCCGCGGTGCGGCCGCACTCGGTGTACGGGGCGACGACCGACGGTCCGTTCGGCGATGTCGACACCCCGTCCCTGGAGAAGGTGGCCCACACCGACGCCCGGTCCGCCGCGGTGGGCTGA